The nucleotide sequence CCGCAGCAGCGCCTTGATCGGCGTGACATGGCTGACCAGCACGAGTGTGCGGCCGCCGTACTTCGCGATCAGTTCGTCGCGGGTCTTGCGGACCCGGCGGTGGACACCGTCGAAGCTTTCGCCGCCCGGCGCCGCTATCGAGGTGTCGGAAAGCCAGCTGGTCTGGAATTCGGGGTCGCGCTCCATCGCCTCGGTGAAGGTGAGGCCTTCCCAGTCGCCGAAATCGGTCTCGATCAGCCCAGGGTGGGTCTCGACCCGGCCGCCGAGCGCGTCCGCGATCGCCTGCGCGGTCTGCTGGGTGCGGATCAGCGGCGAGGCGATGATCGGCGCGGCCTCGCCGTCGACGATCAGGCCCTCCATCGCACCGAGGCGTTTCGCGGCGGCGGCCGCCTGCTGTTTGCCGTGCTCGGTGAGGGGCACGTCGCCGCGGCCGGAGTAGCGTTTCTCGACCGACATCGCCGTCTGGCCGTGCCGCACGAGGAGCAGCTTGGTCGGTGTCCCGGTCGCGCCGGTCCAGCCGACGGGGCTGACCCTGTCCTGCTTCACGGTCTTCTTCGGCGCTTCCGCCTGCTTGCCGGCGTCCATCGCTTCGTTCGCGAGCCCGTCCGCGTGGGAGTTCTCCGCGCGCGGGATCCACTCGTAGCGCACTCGCGAGAACCGCGCCGCCAGCTCCTTGGCCTCGGCGTTCAGCGGCTGCATCGACGGGTGCTTGACCTTCCAGCGCCCGGACATCTGCTCCACCACGAGCTTCGAGTCCATCCGGACGTCCACTGTGGACGCGCCGAGCTCGGCGGCCGCGGCGAGCCCGGCGATCAGGCCGGAGTACTCGGCGACGTTGTTGGTCGCGATGCCGACGTACGCCTTGCGCTCGGCGAGCACCTCGCCGGTGGCCGCGTCCTTGACGACCGCGCCGTAGCCGGCGGGGCCGGGGTTGCCCCGCGAACCGCCGTCGGCCTCGACGAGCACGTGCTCGGTCACAGGCCGGACTCCAGTGTGCGCACAAGGATGGCGCCACAGTTCTCGCACTGGATGACGTTGTCCTCGGGCGCGGCCTTGATCTCGGCGATCTCGCGGCGGTCGATGTCGAGCTGGCAGGCGCCGCAGCGGCGGGCCCTCAGCAGCGCCGCGCCGATGCCCTTCTGCGCCCGGACCCGCTCGTAGAGCTTCATCAGGTCTTCCGGGAACCGCGGCAGGAGCTTGGCGCGGTCTTCGTCGCGGCGCGCCTTCGTGGTGTCGAGGTCGGTGAAATGCTCGTCGCGCCGTCGGACGGCTTCGGCGACCTCGTTCTCGGCCTTCGCGACCTCGGCGCTGGTGCGCTGGGCGTCGAGCTCGAGCGCCTCGCGGCGCTCCATCAGTTCGAGCAGGTCGTCCTCGAGGGCGGACTGACGCCGGTTGAGGCTGTTCAGCTCGTGCTCGATGTCGGTCATCTGCTTCGCCGCGACGGAACCGGATTCGAGGAGCTTGCGGTCGCGGTCGCCGCGGGCGCGCACCGACTCGATCTCCTTCTCCTGGCGCGCGATCTCGCGGTCGAGGTCGGACGCCGCGGTCTGGACCGAGACCAGCGCGTCACGTCGTTCGCGCACCGTCTTCTCGCCCGCGTCGATCTCGGCGATCTCCGGCAGGGTGCGGCGGCGGTGGGCGGTACGCGAGAGTTCCGCGTCCACCTTCGCGAGTTCGAGCAGCTGGCGCTGGACGGCGGGGTCGGCCTTCACGGTGCTCCTTGAATTGTCAGTGCTCGGTTCGGGTGGCCCGTAGCGTCCACGGGTCGGTGCACCTCGTGGAGACGTGAACGTCGACGTTACCCGCAAACGCGGCGCGGACGACGGCCGAGGCTTGCTCGCACCACGGCCATTCGCTCGCCCAGTGTGTGACGCCGACCAGGGCGGGGACTTCGCTGATCTCGGCGAGATGCTCGCCGGCGGGATGATGCCGGAGATCGGCGGTGACGTACGCGTCGACACCGGCGGCGGTGGCCCGCTTGAGATAGCTGTCGCCGGAACCCCCGGAGACGGCGACGCGGCTGATCGGGCGGTCCGGGTCGCCGGCGCCGTAGACGCCCGGCTCGGTGCGCGGCAAGGCGTTCGCGACGCGTTCGACGAAGGCGGAAAACGGTTCGGGCTCGGGTAGCTCGCCGATGCGCCCGATACCGGTGACGCCGTCTTCGCGGGGGTCGAGCGGGCCGAGGACGGTCAGGCCGATGGCGTCGGCGAGCGCGTCGGAAACGCCGGGCGACGCGGAATCGGCGTTGGTGTGCGCGCAGTAGAGCGCCACGCCCGCACGGATCAGGCGGTGCACGAGGCGCCCCTTGGTGCTGTCGGCCGGGACGCCGTGGACGCCGCGCAGCAGCAGCGGATGATGCGCGACGATCAGCTGCGCGCCGCCGTCGATCGCCTCGTCGACGGTCTCCTCGACCGGGTCGACGCAGAACAGGACCTTGTCCACCTTCTCGGCCGGGTCGCCGCAGACGAGCCCGACGGCATCCCACGATTCGGCGAGTTCGGGCGGGTACGCCTGTTCCAAGGCGGCGATGACTTCGGCTAGCGCGGGCACCCGGGGATTTTCGCATGTAGCGTTTCCTGGCATGCGACTTCGGGTGCTCTGTGCCGCTTCGCTGCTTCTCCTGGTGCTACCGGCGCCGCCTGCGTCGGCGTCTTCGGGGCTCTGGCAGCTGACCGACCTGGCCGCGCAGCGCGTGCAGATCGCCGACAAGGTCGCGGCCGCGAAGTTCGGCACGCCGTCGCCCATCAACGACCCGGTGCGCGAACAGCAGATCCTCGACTCGGTGGCCGCGAAGGCGCCTGGTCTCGGTCTCGACGCGGCCGAGGTGGTGCGGTTCTTCCGCGACCAGATCGAGGCGAACAAGGTCGTGCAACGCGGCCTGTACGCGCGGTGGACCGAACACCCCGGCACGCGGCCGCCCGGACGGCCCGATCTGGGGACCGAGGTGCGGCCGGTGATCGACCGGCTCAACGCGGGCCTGCTCTCCGAACTCGCGGAGACGCGGGACGCGCGGGCGCGGCGGTCGTGCGACGCGCGGCTCGCGGTCACGGTGCGGCTGACCGACGCGCGGCGGGAGCTCGACCGGCTGCACTCGGGCGCGCTCGCGGCGTCCGTGCGGTCTACCTGCGTGCGACCCTGACCTGCGGAAAGGGAGCAAGGGACCTTTGCTATCGCCCGGACCGCGCCGCGTGTTGCGAAAGCCACTTTCGCAACCTTCACCGTTGCGAAAGTGGCTTTCGCAACATCCTGGGATGTGCCGCCCGGGTCGCTGACCTGCGAAAAGGGAGCAAGGGACCTTTGCTACCGCCCCCGGCTCAGTCCAGCGCCTTCGCGTCCTTGTTGATCGCCCAGCGGCCGGCCGCGCGCACGACGCGACCGGTCCACAACATCGCCCGGTAGGCCTTCGTCGCTTGATCGGGCACATCGGGCCGGACGACCTCGTACGGCGCGACGGACGCGCTCGACCGGAGATGCAACGGCATCCTGGTCATCGCCTCTTTCGGCGATCTCGCCTGGACGAAGTGGTGCTCCGACAGGATCCGCCCGACCTCGTAGGGGTGCGGATGCTTGACGGTGATGCGATACCAGCGAAGCCCGGTTGCCGGGGACTCGACGCTGGGTGTTGGTGCGCTCATACGCGACCTTCCTGCGTGTTTCTCTCCAGGAGGTCTACTCCCGCTTCGTCCCGGCTTTCCACCTTCGCGCGCCCGGTAGCCGTTCGGAGCCGGTGAGCGGTCGATCTCCGGCGGCCATCACACTGATCAGGTGCTGCACATCGTCTTCGTCTGTTCCGGCAACATCTGCCGCTCCCCGATGGCCGAGCTCGTCTTCCGAGCGAAGGCCGAGGAGGCGGGGCTCGATCACCTCGTTCAGGTGTCCAGCGCCGGAACCGGCGGCTGGCACGTCGGTGAGGCCGCCGACAAGCGGGCCCGCGCGAAGCTGGCCGAACACGGTTACCCGACCGGCCACGTCGCGGCCGAGGTCGACCGCGGGCATCTGGCCGCCGACCTGCTGCTCGCGGCGGACGAGAGTCACCTGTCGTTCCTTCGGCGCAAGGTGTCGGACCCGGCGAAGGTCCGGCTGCTGCGCGCGTTCGATCCGTCCGCGCCCGAAGGCGCCGAGGTTCCGGACCCGTACTACGGCGAGGACGACGGATTCGAGGACGTCCTCGGCATGATCGAGCGGGCCGTTCCCGGACTGCTCGACTGGGTGCGCGCACACGCCTGAGGCCGACCGCTTACCGTGGTGGGGTGCGGTTGAAGTTCCTGCTGAAGCCCGGGTGGCTGGCGTTGACGTTGGTGGTGTTCACCTTCGCCATCACTTGCTTCACCCTGCTGGCGCCGTGGCAGTTCTCCCGCAACACCGAGCGCGAGCATCAGAACGCGGCGCTGCGGGAGTCGTTCTCGGGGCAGCCGCGGTCGCTGGACCAGCTGCTTCCCCACGGAGCCGCCCCTGATCAGCGCACCGAATGGCACTTGGTCGCGATGAAGGGGACGTACCTGCCCGAAGGCGAGGTCATTGCCCGTCTGCGCTCCGTACAGGGCGAAGCGGCCTTCGAGGTCCTGACTCCGTTCCGAACCGTCGAGGGCACGGTCGTACTGGTGGACCGCGGGTACGTCCGGCTCGACGACAAGTCGCGCGCGCTCCCCTTCGACCCGCCGCCCGCCGGAACGGTGGACATCGTCACGCGGGCCCGTCACGACGAGAAGGACGGGAAGAACCGCGACGCCTTCGCCGACGAGTCGACCGGCGGGAAGCTGCAGAGCTACGTCGTCGATTCCCAGGTCGTCGCGCGGGCCGCGAAGCTGGACATCCGTCCGGGCTACTTCCAGCTCGACGTGAACCAGCCCGGCGTGCTGGGCGCGCTGCCGCTGCCGCAGACCGACGCCGGGCCGTTCTTCTCCTACGCGCTCCAGTGGATCGCGTTCGGGGCGATGGCGCTGATGGGCTGGCTGTACTTCACCGTCCGCGAGCTGAAGCCGGGCGGCGTGCTGGCCACTGAGCGGCCGCAGCGCCGCAAGAGTGTCGCCGAGATGCTGGCCGAGGACGAACGCTCCGAAGTGGCTACCTGATCTGACGCGAAAATGGCCCTTTTATAGGTCCATTCCGCGTGTTCCCCTTCGATCATGCTGATTCACCCGTGGGACGCCGCCCACGACGACGCCGAATGGCAGGCCTGGCTCTCCGAACACGACTTCGGCCAGTTGATCGCCGGGGGCGCGGGCCGTGACCTGCCGATCGTCAACCCCGTGCACTTCGTCTACGACGGCGACCGAACGGTCCTGCTGCACCTCGCGCGCCCCAACCCGGTCTGGCCGTTGCTGGAGGAACACCCGCGCGCGCTGCTCTCGGTGATCGACGACCACACCTACATCCGCTCCGGCTGGAACACCCCGGCCGACCCGCCGCACGGGGTCCCGACGTCGTATTACGCGTCCGTCCAGCTCGAATGCGACGTCCGGCTCATCGACGACGCCGCGGAGAAGGCAGCGCTGCTCGACCGGCAGCTCGCGCACTTCGAACCCGGTTCGGGCCGGTTGGGGGTGAGCGCCACCGAGGCGCCGGACAAGCGGGTCCTGCCCGGCATCCGCGGCGTCGAGCTGACCGTCACCGGGGTGCGGGCGAAGTTCAAGTTCGGCGGGAACAAGCAGCCCGCCGACCGAGCACGGATCGACGCGGAGCTCGCGCGGCGCGACGGTCCGATGGACGCACGGGCGCGGGCGCAGCTGGCGCGGCGGGAGCGGTAGCAAAGGTCCCCCGCTCTCTTCCCGCAGGTCAGCGGGCCACGCGGTAGCAAAGGTCCCTTGCTCCCCCGCCGCCGAAACCTCGGATCAGCGCCGTCGTCGCCGCAGCCCGACGAGACCCGCCAGCACCACTGAGCTGAGCGCGCCCAGCCAGCCGACCACTCGCGAGAGTTCCACGGCCCGCGTGACGTGCCCGGCGTCCGGGTTGCGGCCGATGCCGAGCACCGGCAGTTCCTCGACTCCGTGCGGATACACCGTCCGCCCGCCGACCCGGATCTCGAGTGCCCCGGCGAACGCGGCCTCGACGCGGCCCGCGTTCGGGCTCGGGTGCGCGGTGGTGTCCCGTCGCCAAGCCCGCCAAGCGCCGCCCGCCGAGCCGCCGACGACGGGTGCCGCGAGCACGGTCAGCCCGGCGGCGACTCGCGTGGGCACGAGATGGACGATTTCGTCCAGCCGGGCGACGAGCCATCGGTACCGCTCGGGGCGCCCGCGCCCGATGCCGCGCAGCAGGCTGATCGCGCGCGAGCCGAGCAGGCCGGGGATACCGGCCAGCGCTCCCCACACCAGCGGCGCGATGACGACGTCGGCGGTGTTCTCGGCGAGCGTCTCCACCGAAGCGCGCGAAAGGCCGATGACCCCGAGGTCGTCGGCGACTCGGGGGTCCAGTGTGGACAGTGTGCCGCGCGCGGTCTCGAGTTCGCCTTCTTCGAGGTCCCGGGCCAGCGATGTGCCGTGCGCGGCCAGGCCGGCGGCGCCGAGGACGGCCCAGGTGGTCACCGCGGTCGTGGTCGCCTGCAGGACGGGACTGCGCCGTCCGGCGCGTTCGGCGAGCACACCCGCCAGTACGGCGGAGCCCGCGAGGCCCCCGGTCCACAGGACTCCGGCCACCGGATGCTTCGACCGGACCTTCGCGTCCGCCGCGGAGGCCGCCCTGGCGAACGCCGTCGCCGGACGCCGGGACCGAGGGTCTCCGATCACCCCGTCCGCGGCCACCCCCAACACCAAGCCGATCGCGCGAGCCGCGCTCACCATCGCCCCCTGCAGCCAGTATCCCTCGAAGACCTGCAGAGGTTACTCGAAGATCATCCGTCCAGAAGGACGGCCATCTCGTCACGCGCCTGGATGACGATGTCCCGCATCGCGCGTTCGGCCCGGTCAGGGTCACCGGCGTCGACGGCCGCGGCGACCTCGACGTGCAGGGCGACGGCCTCGGGTTGCGGTTCCTCCGGCATCAGCCCGTGCCCGGTGCGCCCGGCGAGCACCGCGGCGACGACCGCCGAAAGCTGCGCGAACATCGGGTTCCGCGACGCGGACAGCAGCAGCTCGTGGAAGGCGACGTCGTGCCCCAGGAAGGTTTCGAGGTCCCGTTGGTGCGCCGTCTCCTCAAGCCTCTTCGCCAAGGCCCGGAGACGGCCGCCTTCTTCCGGTGTCGCCCGCAGCGCGGCGTACCGGGCGGCGCACGGTTCGACGCCGGAGCGCAGTTCGGTGAGAGTTCGCAGCGCGGTCTTCCGCTCGGATCCGTCGAGTTGCCAGCGGAGCAGTCTCGGGTCGTAATGGTTCCAGTCGCGCGGCTCGCGCACGATCATCCCGACCCGGCGCTTGCTGCTGGTCAGGCACATCGTTTCGAGGACGCGTACCACCTCGCGCGCGACCGTGCGGGACGCGCCGAACCGCTCTTGGAGCTCCTCCGAGCGCAGGACGGAACCCGGCGGGAGCTCCCCGTTCGCGATCGCGGAGCCGAGCGCGTCGAGCACTTCGGCATGCCTGTCGTTGCCCACCAGGCGACTGTAACGTTCTGACTCGATTAAGTAGTACTTGATGTTGCTTAAGTAGTACTTTTGAGCTGTACTCGTCCCGGCTACAACGACGTGGGAGGTACGGATGACCGTCATCGTGGTGATGGGCGTTTCCGGCTCGGGCAAGACGACCGTGGGCACGGCACTCGCCGAACGCCTCGGCGTCGACTACGCCGAAGCGGACACGTTCCATCCGAAGGCGAACATCGACAAGATGAGCTCCGGCCACCCGCTGAACGACGAAGACCGGCGACCCTGGCTCGAAGCCATCGCCGCCTGGATCTCCGATCACCAGTCCTCCGGCGGCGTCGTGACGTCCTCCGCGCTCAAGTACCGCTACCGCGACATCCTGCGCAGCGGCGGCGACGTCTGGTTCCTGCACCTGCACGGCGACCGCGACCTGCTCGCCGACCGGATGAAGACCCGCTCCGGTCATTTCATGCCGGTGTCCCTCTTGGACTCCCAGCTCGCCGACCTCGAACCGTTGCAGCCGGACGAATTCGGCCTCATCGCCGACATCGCGAAGAAGCCGGAAGAGATCGTCGACACCGCCCTTTCCGCTTTCGAGGACCGCTGATGACCACCACTCTCGCCGCCGCCTGGACCGGACACGACACCCGTCTCATCGGCGCGACGGTGCTCGCCATCGCCGTGATCGTCGTGCTGATCACCAAGGCGAAGCAGCATCCGTTCCTGGCTCTGATCCTCGGCTCCGGCGTGCTCGGGCTCGTCGGGGGCATGCCGGTGGACAAGCTGATCAAGAGCTTCAGTTCCGGCGTCGGTTCCACCGTCGCCTCGGTCGGCGTGCTGATCGCGCTCGGCGCGATGCTCGGCAAGCTGCTCGCCGACTCAGGCGGCGCGGATCAGATCGTCGACACCATCCTGCGCCGCGCGGGCGACCGCGCCCTGCCATGGGCGATGGCGCTGGTCGCCGCGCTGATCGGGCTCCCGATGTTCTTCGAGATCGGCCTGGTCATGCTGATCCCGGTGATCCTGCTGGTCGCCAGGCGCACCGGGAAACCGCTGCTGATGCTGGGAATCCCCGCGCTCGCCGGGCTTTCGGTGCTGCACGGTCTCGTCCCGCCGCATCCCGGACCGCTCGCCGCCGCGGGCGCGCTTAACGCGAACGTCGGACTCACTCTGGCCTTCGGTCTGCTCGTCGCGATCCCGACGGTGATCATCGCCGGGCCGCTGTTCGGCAAGCTGGCCGCGAAGATGGTTCCGGACGCCGTCGCGCCGGAACGCCTGATCCCGGAATCGTCCTCTTCGGACGGTCGGCGGCCCGGCTTCCTCGCGACACTGTCCACCGTGCTGCTGCCCGTCGTGCTGATGATGGGCAAGGCGCTCGCCGACATCCTGCTGGAGAAGGAGAACCACGTCCGCCGCGTGCTCGACTTCATCGGCGACCCGCTGGTGGCACTGCTCGCCGCCGTCCTGCTCGGCATGCTCACCCTTGGCAGGTCCGCGGGCTTCACGCGGGACAAGCTGTCGTCCACGGTGGCGGACTCGCTGCCGCCGATCGCCGGCATTCTGCTCATCGTCGGCGCGGGTGGCGGATTCAAGCAGACCCTCGTCGACGCCGGGGTCGGCAACGTCATCACCGGTCTCGCCACCGGCGCGAACCTGTCGCCGCTGCTGCTCGGCTGGCTGGTCGCGGTCGCGATCCGGCTCGCCACCGGTTCCGCGACGGTCGCGACCGTGTCGGCCGCCGGCATCGTGGCCCCGCTCGCCGCGACCATGGACCCGTCGCACAGCGCGCTGCTGGTGCTCGCGATCGGCGCCGGTTCGCTGTTCTTCTCCCATGTCAACGACGCCGGGTTCTGGCTGGTCAAGGAGTACTTCGGGCTTTCGGTCGGGCAGACGCTGAAGAGCTGGTCGATCATGGAGACGGTCATCTCGGTGGTCGCGATCGCGCTGATCCTGCCGCTCGGCGCCTTGCTGTAGCCGAAGCACCGGTTGTCATGTGACCTTTTGGTCACCTATTCTGCTGGCGTGCCCGACGACGACCTGGTTTTCAAGGCCCTGGCGGATCCGACCCGCCGGTTCCTGCTCGACCAGCTGTTCACGCGTGACGGCCGCACGCTGACCGAACTCGAGTCCGGCCTGGACATGAGCCGGTTCGGCGTGATGAAGCATCTGAAACTGCTCGAAGAAGCCGGACTCGTCGTCACACGCAAGGAAGGCCGGGAGAAGAAGCACTTTCTCAACCCGGTGCCGATCCGCCAGATCCACGACCGGTGGATCGACAAGTTCACCGAGCGCAACGTGACCGCGTTGCTCGACCTCAAAGCCGAACTCGAAAAGCAGGAGCCGCCATGACCGACGTCCAGGTCTACCGCGTCTACATCAAGGCCACCCCGGAGAAGATCTGGGACGCGATCACGAAGCCGGAGTGGTCACGGAAATACGGCTACACCGGCCTCGTCGACTTCGATCTGCGCCCGGGCGGCAAGCACACCACGCATCCGACACCGGACTACGTCGAGGCCGGATTCACCGGCGACCTGGTCGACGGCGAGGTCCTGGAAGTCGTCCCGCCGCGCAGACTGGTCATCACCTGGAGGCTGCTGATGGACCCGGCCTTCACCGGGGAGCCGTACACCAAGCTCACCTACGAGATCGAGGAGACGAAGACGGCGGGAACCCGGCTGACCGTCACCCACGACGTCACCGGCGCACCGACGACGGCCTCCATGGTCGACGGCTCTCAGGAGAACATCGACGCCGGACCGGACGAGAACCCCGGCGGCGGCTGGCCGTGGATCCTGTCGGACCTCAAGACGCTGCTGGAGACGGACGAGCCGCTCGTCTCCGCCTGACCAGGAAGTGCTGAAGGGAACTTTCCCCGCATAGGACGCCACGAAAGGGCCCTTCACCGCATCGCATGCGGTGAAGGGCCCTTTCAGCCCTCTCTAGACCCGCTTGGTGGCGGCCTTCAGCGCGGCCTTGGCGGTGCCGGAAGCACCGATGGTGTCCAGTGCGAACAACGCCGCGCCGACCACCGGGGCCACGTCGACCACCTGGATCGAGGCCTGCGGCGCCACCTTCAGGCACCGCCGCTCGATTTCCGCGATCACCTGCTCGCCGACCCCGGTCAGCACTCCCCCGCCGAGGATGACCTCCGGCGCCTCCTCGGTCAGTTCCAGCCGCCGCAGGATGACCGAGACCAGCAAGGCGACCTCTTCGACGAACCGGTCGACCACGTCCTGCGCCACCTCGTCGCCGCCCGCCGCGACGGCGAACAGCAGCGGGCACAGGCCGTGGATCGCGTCGGAGTGCAACTCCTCGAAGTGCAGGCGCTGCACCACTTCCAGCACCGAAGACGCCTTGAAGTGCGCGGTGACGGCGGCTTGCAGGGCCGTGCCGGGGCCCCGGCCGTCCTCGGCGCGGACGGCCCACCACAGTGCTTCCTCGCCCAGCCGGTAGCCACCGCCCCAGTCGCCGGAGATCTTGCCCAGCGCGGGAAACCGATGCTCACGGCCGTCGGCGCTGACGCCGGCGCCGTTGATCCCGGCGCCGCACACCACCGCCACCCCGGTCCCGTCGGAGCTGCCCGCCCGCAGCAGCGCGAGCGTG is from Amycolatopsis lurida and encodes:
- a CDS encoding bifunctional RNase H/acid phosphatase yields the protein MTEHVLVEADGGSRGNPGPAGYGAVVKDAATGEVLAERKAYVGIATNNVAEYSGLIAGLAAAAELGASTVDVRMDSKLVVEQMSGRWKVKHPSMQPLNAEAKELAARFSRVRYEWIPRAENSHADGLANEAMDAGKQAEAPKKTVKQDRVSPVGWTGATGTPTKLLLVRHGQTAMSVEKRYSGRGDVPLTEHGKQQAAAAAKRLGAMEGLIVDGEAAPIIASPLIRTQQTAQAIADALGGRVETHPGLIETDFGDWEGLTFTEAMERDPEFQTSWLSDTSIAAPGGESFDGVHRRVRKTRDELIAKYGGRTLVLVSHVTPIKALLRMGLDAGPSLLFRLHLDLASLSIVEFYPDGNASVRLVNDISHLS
- a CDS encoding zinc ribbon domain-containing protein — translated: MKADPAVQRQLLELAKVDAELSRTAHRRRTLPEIAEIDAGEKTVRERRDALVSVQTAASDLDREIARQEKEIESVRARGDRDRKLLESGSVAAKQMTDIEHELNSLNRRQSALEDDLLELMERREALELDAQRTSAEVAKAENEVAEAVRRRDEHFTDLDTTKARRDEDRAKLLPRFPEDLMKLYERVRAQKGIGAALLRARRCGACQLDIDRREIAEIKAAPEDNVIQCENCGAILVRTLESGL
- a CDS encoding Nif3-like dinuclear metal center hexameric protein produces the protein MPALAEVIAALEQAYPPELAESWDAVGLVCGDPAEKVDKVLFCVDPVEETVDEAIDGGAQLIVAHHPLLLRGVHGVPADSTKGRLVHRLIRAGVALYCAHTNADSASPGVSDALADAIGLTVLGPLDPREDGVTGIGRIGELPEPEPFSAFVERVANALPRTEPGVYGAGDPDRPISRVAVSGGSGDSYLKRATAAGVDAYVTADLRHHPAGEHLAEISEVPALVGVTHWASEWPWCEQASAVVRAAFAGNVDVHVSTRCTDPWTLRATRTEH
- a CDS encoding chorismate mutase, whose amino-acid sequence is MRLRVLCAASLLLLVLPAPPASASSGLWQLTDLAAQRVQIADKVAAAKFGTPSPINDPVREQQILDSVAAKAPGLGLDAAEVVRFFRDQIEANKVVQRGLYARWTEHPGTRPPGRPDLGTEVRPVIDRLNAGLLSELAETRDARARRSCDARLAVTVRLTDARRELDRLHSGALAASVRSTCVRP
- a CDS encoding low molecular weight protein-tyrosine-phosphatase; its protein translation is MLHIVFVCSGNICRSPMAELVFRAKAEEAGLDHLVQVSSAGTGGWHVGEAADKRARAKLAEHGYPTGHVAAEVDRGHLAADLLLAADESHLSFLRRKVSDPAKVRLLRAFDPSAPEGAEVPDPYYGEDDGFEDVLGMIERAVPGLLDWVRAHA
- a CDS encoding SURF1 family protein, with product MRLKFLLKPGWLALTLVVFTFAITCFTLLAPWQFSRNTEREHQNAALRESFSGQPRSLDQLLPHGAAPDQRTEWHLVAMKGTYLPEGEVIARLRSVQGEAAFEVLTPFRTVEGTVVLVDRGYVRLDDKSRALPFDPPPAGTVDIVTRARHDEKDGKNRDAFADESTGGKLQSYVVDSQVVARAAKLDIRPGYFQLDVNQPGVLGALPLPQTDAGPFFSYALQWIAFGAMALMGWLYFTVRELKPGGVLATERPQRRKSVAEMLAEDERSEVAT
- a CDS encoding FMN-binding negative transcriptional regulator, whose amino-acid sequence is MLIHPWDAAHDDAEWQAWLSEHDFGQLIAGGAGRDLPIVNPVHFVYDGDRTVLLHLARPNPVWPLLEEHPRALLSVIDDHTYIRSGWNTPADPPHGVPTSYYASVQLECDVRLIDDAAEKAALLDRQLAHFEPGSGRLGVSATEAPDKRVLPGIRGVELTVTGVRAKFKFGGNKQPADRARIDAELARRDGPMDARARAQLARRER
- a CDS encoding cobalamin biosynthesis protein CobD/CbiB, producing the protein MSAARAIGLVLGVAADGVIGDPRSRRPATAFARAASAADAKVRSKHPVAGVLWTGGLAGSAVLAGVLAERAGRRSPVLQATTTAVTTWAVLGAAGLAAHGTSLARDLEEGELETARGTLSTLDPRVADDLGVIGLSRASVETLAENTADVVIAPLVWGALAGIPGLLGSRAISLLRGIGRGRPERYRWLVARLDEIVHLVPTRVAAGLTVLAAPVVGGSAGGAWRAWRRDTTAHPSPNAGRVEAAFAGALEIRVGGRTVYPHGVEELPVLGIGRNPDAGHVTRAVELSRVVGWLGALSSVVLAGLVGLRRRRR
- a CDS encoding FadR/GntR family transcriptional regulator, which gives rise to MGNDRHAEVLDALGSAIANGELPPGSVLRSEELQERFGASRTVAREVVRVLETMCLTSSKRRVGMIVREPRDWNHYDPRLLRWQLDGSERKTALRTLTELRSGVEPCAARYAALRATPEEGGRLRALAKRLEETAHQRDLETFLGHDVAFHELLLSASRNPMFAQLSAVVAAVLAGRTGHGLMPEEPQPEAVALHVEVAAAVDAGDPDRAERAMRDIVIQARDEMAVLLDG
- a CDS encoding gluconokinase, yielding MTVIVVMGVSGSGKTTVGTALAERLGVDYAEADTFHPKANIDKMSSGHPLNDEDRRPWLEAIAAWISDHQSSGGVVTSSALKYRYRDILRSGGDVWFLHLHGDRDLLADRMKTRSGHFMPVSLLDSQLADLEPLQPDEFGLIADIAKKPEEIVDTALSAFEDR
- a CDS encoding gluconate:H+ symporter, translated to MTTTLAAAWTGHDTRLIGATVLAIAVIVVLITKAKQHPFLALILGSGVLGLVGGMPVDKLIKSFSSGVGSTVASVGVLIALGAMLGKLLADSGGADQIVDTILRRAGDRALPWAMALVAALIGLPMFFEIGLVMLIPVILLVARRTGKPLLMLGIPALAGLSVLHGLVPPHPGPLAAAGALNANVGLTLAFGLLVAIPTVIIAGPLFGKLAAKMVPDAVAPERLIPESSSSDGRRPGFLATLSTVLLPVVLMMGKALADILLEKENHVRRVLDFIGDPLVALLAAVLLGMLTLGRSAGFTRDKLSSTVADSLPPIAGILLIVGAGGGFKQTLVDAGVGNVITGLATGANLSPLLLGWLVAVAIRLATGSATVATVSAAGIVAPLAATMDPSHSALLVLAIGAGSLFFSHVNDAGFWLVKEYFGLSVGQTLKSWSIMETVISVVAIALILPLGALL
- a CDS encoding ArsR/SmtB family transcription factor; the encoded protein is MPDDDLVFKALADPTRRFLLDQLFTRDGRTLTELESGLDMSRFGVMKHLKLLEEAGLVVTRKEGREKKHFLNPVPIRQIHDRWIDKFTERNVTALLDLKAELEKQEPP
- a CDS encoding SRPBCC domain-containing protein, which gives rise to MTDVQVYRVYIKATPEKIWDAITKPEWSRKYGYTGLVDFDLRPGGKHTTHPTPDYVEAGFTGDLVDGEVLEVVPPRRLVITWRLLMDPAFTGEPYTKLTYEIEETKTAGTRLTVTHDVTGAPTTASMVDGSQENIDAGPDENPGGGWPWILSDLKTLLETDEPLVSA
- a CDS encoding N-acetylglucosamine kinase, which translates into the protein MGGGMTAGSQDVVVAIDGGNSKTDVLIVSRDGRVLGQSRGPGASPQNIGVDGSVQALEKLVLEALRGAGLPDERPFAIHTSAYLAGLDFPREEAILHAALAARGWSDTLIVGNDTLALLRAGSSDGTGVAVVCGAGINGAGVSADGREHRFPALGKISGDWGGGYRLGEEALWWAVRAEDGRGPGTALQAAVTAHFKASSVLEVVQRLHFEELHSDAIHGLCPLLFAVAAGGDEVAQDVVDRFVEEVALLVSVILRRLELTEEAPEVILGGGVLTGVGEQVIAEIERRCLKVAPQASIQVVDVAPVVGAALFALDTIGASGTAKAALKAATKRV